Proteins encoded in a region of the Sphingomonas sp. HMP9 genome:
- a CDS encoding acyltransferase family protein, which translates to MDTGQPEPAREAERRLSTAIAIARLIGIMGIVYVHAWTGRTAEELSAVAFSGQAVFRTALGEIFGRSAVPLLGMISGWLVVSAATRQRYGAFLRGKARTILLPMLLWNAIAILLVGTAATFGDLKAPTPSSIGWTLNELVPLAHANDINVQMPFLRDLFVCMILAPLLVRASTAWLALVASIVVVWSVSGVHVPLLLRPQILLFFTAGIAARRFGVAERVARWPVALCAVPFVVLVAPRLWTALLGNMFFDSHPQGMAAFDIAFRLTSAVLFWRVAWALAGSRVADRLRGIERYGFLAFCDHLVLLWLFGPVIGLATGAMGAALYPAYLLVQPLLVLAVTIVLGRALIAVSPTAARVLSGGRLGR; encoded by the coding sequence TTGGATACGGGACAGCCCGAACCGGCGCGCGAGGCGGAGCGACGCCTGTCCACCGCGATCGCGATCGCGCGGCTGATCGGGATCATGGGGATCGTCTATGTCCACGCCTGGACCGGGCGGACTGCGGAAGAGCTGTCGGCGGTGGCGTTTAGCGGCCAGGCGGTTTTCCGCACCGCGTTGGGCGAGATATTCGGGCGTAGCGCCGTACCTTTGCTCGGCATGATCTCGGGCTGGCTGGTCGTCTCGGCCGCGACGCGGCAGCGCTACGGTGCGTTCCTGCGCGGCAAGGCGCGGACGATCCTGCTGCCGATGCTGCTGTGGAACGCGATCGCGATCCTGCTGGTCGGGACGGCGGCGACGTTTGGCGACCTGAAGGCGCCGACGCCATCGAGCATCGGCTGGACGCTGAACGAACTCGTACCGCTGGCGCACGCCAACGACATCAACGTGCAGATGCCGTTCTTGCGCGACCTGTTCGTCTGCATGATTCTTGCCCCGCTGCTGGTGCGCGCATCGACTGCGTGGCTGGCGCTGGTCGCGTCGATCGTGGTCGTCTGGAGCGTGTCCGGCGTGCACGTGCCGCTGTTGTTACGGCCGCAGATCCTGCTGTTCTTCACCGCCGGGATCGCCGCGCGCCGGTTTGGCGTGGCGGAGCGGGTGGCACGGTGGCCGGTCGCCTTGTGCGCTGTGCCGTTCGTCGTGCTTGTCGCGCCGCGACTCTGGACTGCGCTGTTGGGAAACATGTTCTTCGATTCGCATCCGCAGGGGATGGCGGCGTTCGACATCGCCTTTCGGTTGACCTCCGCGGTGCTGTTCTGGCGGGTGGCCTGGGCGCTGGCGGGGAGTCGCGTCGCGGATCGGTTGCGCGGGATCGAGCGCTACGGATTTCTCGCATTCTGCGATCATCTGGTGTTGTTGTGGCTGTTCGGGCCGGTGATCGGTCTGGCGACCGGCGCGATGGGCGCGGCGCTCTATCCGGCGTATCTGCTGGTCCAGCCGTTGCTGGTGCTCGCCGTTACGATCGTTCTGGGACGCGCGTTGATCGCGGTTTCACCGACCGCCGCGCGGGTACTGAGCGGGGGACGGCTCGGGCGGTAG
- a CDS encoding energy transducer TonB produces MYRAQQNPRDRLVSAASAALLSAAIGYALIFGLGVTIPPAIPDALKTFAVGPTPPPPPPEKIIPRPTRRHRPEGAASPANLRSKATELVVPTPIIPPVVPPPPVVVARKPGLGSDATTGAAPIPGPGTGAGGEGNGTGSGRSGDGDGDGGAETPPRLLQGRFKTRDFPDAEAVIGAGGIVGVRYTVETDGSVTHCLIARSSGNAVLDATTCRLIELRFRYRPWHDAAGRPVRSTVVRNQSWVNQRGPPSRGD; encoded by the coding sequence ATGTACCGCGCCCAACAGAACCCGCGCGACCGCCTGGTATCCGCCGCCAGTGCCGCGCTACTGAGTGCCGCTATCGGCTACGCGCTCATCTTCGGTCTCGGCGTCACCATCCCGCCAGCAATCCCCGATGCCCTCAAGACCTTCGCAGTCGGCCCTACACCACCGCCACCGCCGCCCGAAAAGATCATCCCCCGCCCGACAAGACGCCACCGCCCCGAAGGCGCGGCGTCCCCGGCGAACCTCCGCTCGAAGGCCACCGAACTCGTCGTCCCCACGCCGATCATCCCTCCGGTCGTCCCACCGCCACCCGTCGTCGTCGCACGCAAACCCGGCCTCGGCAGCGACGCCACCACCGGCGCCGCACCGATTCCCGGACCCGGCACCGGCGCGGGCGGCGAGGGAAACGGCACCGGCAGCGGCCGATCAGGGGACGGCGACGGCGACGGTGGCGCCGAAACCCCGCCACGCCTCTTGCAGGGGCGCTTCAAGACCAGGGACTTCCCCGATGCCGAGGCGGTGATTGGCGCGGGCGGCATCGTCGGCGTGCGCTACACGGTCGAGACCGACGGCAGCGTGACGCACTGCCTGATCGCACGCTCCAGCGGCAATGCCGTGCTCGACGCGACCACCTGCCGCCTGATCGAACTGCGCTTTCGCTATCGCCCCTGGCACGATGCGGCGGGGCGGCCGGTCCGCTCGACCGTCGTCCGCAACCAGTCATGGGTGAACCAGCGCGGACCGCCGTCGCGCGGCGACTGA
- a CDS encoding electron transfer flavoprotein subunit alpha/FixB family protein: MKTLVWVEHDGTAVKDATLSAVTAASQLGEVHLLVAGQGVDGVAAEAAKIAGVGKVHVADDAAFAHALAENVAPLIVELMGHHDAFLAPSTTHGKNIAPRVAALLDVMQISDILSVESEDTFTRPIYAGNAIATVQSSDAKKVITVRGTAFAKAATKGGSGEIEAVASTGDKGLSTFAGSEIAKNERPELTSAKIIVSGGRALASSDQFHATIDPLADKLGAGVGASRAAVDAGYAPNDYQVGQTGKIVAPEVYVAIGISGAIQHLAGMKDSKVIIAINKDEDAPIFQVADIGLVGDLFKIVPELTAKL; the protein is encoded by the coding sequence GTGAAGACGCTCGTCTGGGTCGAACATGACGGCACGGCCGTCAAGGATGCCACGCTGTCTGCCGTCACGGCGGCAAGCCAGCTCGGTGAAGTCCATCTGCTGGTCGCCGGCCAGGGCGTCGACGGCGTCGCGGCCGAGGCCGCGAAGATCGCCGGCGTCGGCAAGGTGCATGTCGCCGACGACGCCGCGTTCGCACATGCGCTGGCGGAAAACGTCGCGCCGCTGATCGTCGAGCTGATGGGCCATCACGACGCGTTCCTCGCGCCGTCGACCACGCACGGCAAGAACATCGCGCCGCGCGTCGCCGCATTGCTCGACGTCATGCAGATCAGCGACATCCTGTCGGTCGAGAGCGAGGACACGTTCACGCGCCCGATCTATGCGGGCAACGCGATCGCGACGGTGCAGTCGTCGGATGCCAAGAAGGTCATCACGGTGCGCGGCACGGCCTTTGCCAAGGCTGCGACCAAGGGTGGTTCGGGCGAGATCGAAGCGGTCGCCTCGACCGGCGACAAGGGTCTGTCGACCTTCGCCGGCTCGGAGATCGCCAAGAACGAGCGTCCCGAGCTGACCAGCGCGAAGATCATCGTCTCGGGCGGCCGCGCGCTGGCCTCGAGCGACCAGTTCCACGCGACGATCGATCCGCTCGCGGACAAGCTGGGTGCCGGCGTCGGCGCCTCGCGCGCTGCGGTCGACGCGGGCTACGCGCCGAACGACTATCAGGTCGGCCAGACCGGCAAGATCGTCGCCCCGGAAGTGTATGTCGCGATCGGCATCTCGGGCGCGATCCAGCATCTCGCCGGCATGAAGGACTCGAAGGTCATCATCGCGATCAACAAGGACGAGGACGCGCCGATCTTCCAGGTCGCGGACATCGGCCTGGTCGGCGATCTGTTCAAGATCGTGCCGGAGTTGACGGCGAAGCTGTAG
- a CDS encoding electron transfer flavoprotein subunit beta/FixA family protein, whose amino-acid sequence MKVLVPVKRVLDYNVKPRVKADGTGVDLANVKMSMNPFDEIAVEEAIRLKDKGVTEIVVVSIGEQKSQETLRTALAMGADRAILVVSETKVEPLGVAKILAKIVEEEKPDMVILGKQAIDDDNNQTGQMLAGILNWGQGTFASKVEIADGSVHVTREVDGGAETDTLKLPAIITTDLRLNEPRYASLPNIMKAKSKPMAQKTPADFGVDVTPRLTTLKVVEPAKRSAGIKVADVDALVGKLKEMGVAK is encoded by the coding sequence ATGAAGGTGCTGGTACCGGTCAAGCGCGTGCTTGACTACAACGTGAAGCCTCGCGTGAAGGCGGACGGAACGGGCGTCGATCTGGCGAACGTCAAGATGAGCATGAACCCGTTCGACGAGATCGCGGTCGAGGAAGCGATCCGCTTGAAGGACAAGGGCGTGACGGAGATCGTCGTCGTCTCGATCGGCGAGCAGAAGAGCCAGGAAACGCTCCGCACCGCGCTCGCGATGGGTGCCGACCGCGCGATCCTCGTCGTCAGCGAGACCAAGGTCGAGCCGCTCGGCGTCGCCAAGATCCTCGCCAAGATCGTCGAGGAGGAGAAGCCCGACATGGTGATCCTCGGCAAGCAGGCGATCGACGACGACAACAACCAGACCGGGCAGATGCTCGCCGGCATCCTTAACTGGGGCCAGGGCACGTTCGCGTCGAAGGTCGAGATCGCCGACGGTTCGGTTCATGTGACCCGCGAAGTCGATGGCGGTGCCGAGACGGACACGCTGAAGCTCCCCGCGATCATCACCACCGATCTTCGCCTGAACGAGCCGCGCTATGCCTCGTTGCCGAACATCATGAAGGCCAAGTCGAAGCCGATGGCGCAAAAGACGCCGGCCGATTTCGGCGTCGACGTGACGCCGCGCCTGACCACGCTGAAGGTCGTCGAGCCCGCCAAGCGCTCGGCCGGGATCAAGGTCGCCGATGTCGACGCGCTGGTCGGCAAGCTCAAGGAAATGGGAGTCGCCAAGTGA
- the sucC gene encoding ADP-forming succinate--CoA ligase subunit beta — protein MNIHEYQAKELLAKFGVPVPAGFAALTVEEAVEASKKLPGPLYVVKAQIHAGGRGKGKFVELGPDAKGGVRLAKTEDEVRAAATDMLGNTLVTIQTGDAGKQVNRLYVTDGVDIEKEFYLALTLNRTTGRVMMVASTEGGMDIEAVAHDTPEKIQSIDIDQATGFMPHHGRAVAAALELTGDLAKQAASTASKLYDAFMGTDAEQIEINPLAVTKDGKLMVLDAKVAFDGNALFRHKDLLQLRDETEEDPAELEASKYDLAYIKLDGDIGCMVNGAGLAMATMDIIKLNGMFPANFLDVGGGANKEKVTAAFKIILADPNVKGILVNIFGGIMKCDIIADGIVAAAKEVNLSVPLVVRLEGTNVEKGKEILANSGLAIVPANDLGDAAKKIVAEVQKVAA, from the coding sequence ATGAACATCCATGAATACCAGGCCAAGGAACTGCTGGCCAAGTTCGGCGTCCCCGTCCCCGCCGGTTTCGCGGCGCTGACCGTCGAGGAGGCCGTCGAGGCCTCGAAGAAGCTTCCCGGACCGCTCTATGTCGTCAAGGCGCAGATCCACGCCGGCGGCCGCGGCAAGGGCAAGTTCGTCGAGCTCGGCCCCGATGCCAAGGGCGGCGTCCGCCTCGCCAAGACCGAGGACGAGGTTCGCGCGGCGGCGACCGACATGCTCGGCAACACGCTCGTCACGATCCAGACGGGTGATGCCGGCAAGCAGGTCAACCGCCTGTACGTCACCGACGGCGTCGACATCGAGAAGGAATTCTACCTCGCGCTGACGCTCAACCGCACCACCGGCCGGGTGATGATGGTGGCCTCGACCGAGGGCGGCATGGACATCGAGGCGGTCGCGCACGACACCCCCGAGAAGATCCAGTCGATCGACATCGACCAGGCGACCGGCTTCATGCCGCATCACGGCCGCGCGGTTGCAGCCGCGCTCGAACTGACCGGCGATCTCGCCAAGCAGGCGGCCAGCACCGCGTCGAAGCTGTATGACGCGTTCATGGGCACCGATGCCGAGCAGATCGAGATCAACCCGCTCGCCGTGACCAAGGACGGCAAGCTGATGGTGCTCGACGCGAAGGTCGCGTTCGACGGCAACGCGCTGTTTCGCCACAAGGACCTGCTCCAGCTTCGCGACGAGACCGAGGAAGATCCCGCCGAGCTCGAGGCGTCGAAGTACGACCTTGCCTATATCAAGCTCGACGGCGACATCGGCTGCATGGTCAACGGCGCCGGTCTCGCGATGGCGACGATGGACATCATCAAGCTCAACGGCATGTTCCCCGCCAACTTCCTCGACGTCGGCGGCGGCGCCAACAAGGAGAAGGTGACGGCGGCGTTCAAGATCATCCTCGCGGATCCGAACGTGAAGGGCATACTCGTCAACATCTTCGGCGGCATCATGAAGTGCGACATCATCGCCGACGGCATCGTCGCCGCGGCGAAGGAAGTGAACCTGTCGGTGCCGCTCGTCGTCCGTCTCGAGGGCACCAATGTCGAGAAGGGCAAGGAGATCCTAGCGAACTCCGGCCTGGCGATCGTTCCCGCGAACGACCTCGGCGATGCAGCCAAGAAGATCGTCGCAGAGGTGCAGAAGGTCGCGGCGTAA
- a CDS encoding PilZ domain-containing protein, giving the protein MTQPVPIPPAEPQGQELRQALRKAVKMRAHLRDRGQTRFEIEVTDLSLSGFRAETSFTLWPGTVVWLTLPGLAALEAVVAWRDKFKYGCAFAKPLHPAVFEHIVALSQR; this is encoded by the coding sequence ATGACACAGCCGGTCCCCATCCCCCCCGCCGAGCCGCAAGGCCAGGAGCTCCGTCAGGCGCTGCGCAAGGCCGTCAAGATGCGTGCACATCTGCGCGACCGGGGCCAGACGCGATTCGAGATCGAGGTGACGGATTTGTCGCTCTCGGGCTTTCGTGCGGAGACGAGCTTCACGTTGTGGCCGGGGACGGTGGTTTGGTTGACCCTGCCGGGGTTGGCTGCGCTCGAAGCGGTGGTCGCGTGGCGCGACAAGTTCAAATACGGTTGCGCGTTCGCCAAACCGCTGCATCCCGCGGTGTTCGAGCATATCGTGGCGCTGAGCCAGCGATAG
- a CDS encoding ribose-phosphate pyrophosphokinase: protein MKLMTGNSNLPLAQEISAYLEIPLTDVSVRRFADEEVFVEINENVRGEDVFVIQSTGYPANDNLMELLIMIDALKRASARRITAVIPYMGYARQDRKPGPRTPISAKLVANLITVAGANRVLSVDLHAGQIQGFFDIPTDNLYAAPVMSADIIARFKGKNLMVVSPDVGGVVRARVLAKRLDNAPLAIVDKRRERAGESEVMNIIGEVEGRFCILIDDIVDSAGTLCNAAAALMEAGAEGVVAYVTHGVLSGGAVARVEGSELRELVITDSIGNHEVIKDAHGKIRHLQIAPLLGEAIKRIADETSVSSLFD, encoded by the coding sequence ATGAAACTGATGACCGGCAATTCGAACCTGCCGCTGGCGCAGGAAATCTCCGCCTATCTCGAGATTCCGCTGACCGACGTCAGCGTTCGGCGCTTTGCGGACGAGGAGGTCTTCGTCGAGATCAACGAGAACGTCCGCGGCGAGGACGTGTTCGTGATCCAGTCGACCGGCTATCCTGCCAACGACAACCTCATGGAATTGCTGATCATGATCGACGCGCTCAAGCGTGCGTCGGCGCGGCGCATCACCGCAGTGATCCCGTATATGGGCTATGCGCGGCAGGATCGGAAACCGGGCCCGCGTACGCCGATCTCGGCCAAGCTGGTCGCCAACCTGATCACCGTCGCGGGCGCGAACCGCGTGTTGTCGGTCGACCTGCATGCCGGCCAGATCCAGGGTTTCTTCGATATCCCGACGGACAATCTCTACGCGGCGCCGGTCATGTCGGCGGACATCATCGCGCGGTTCAAGGGCAAGAACCTGATGGTCGTGTCGCCCGACGTCGGCGGCGTGGTCCGCGCGCGCGTGCTCGCCAAGCGACTCGACAACGCCCCGCTCGCGATCGTCGACAAGCGTCGCGAGCGCGCAGGCGAGTCGGAAGTCATGAACATCATCGGCGAGGTCGAGGGGCGCTTCTGCATCCTGATCGACGACATCGTCGATTCCGCGGGCACGCTGTGCAATGCGGCGGCCGCGCTGATGGAGGCGGGGGCCGAGGGCGTCGTCGCCTATGTCACGCACGGCGTGCTGTCGGGGGGCGCGGTGGCGCGAGTCGAAGGCTCCGAGTTGCGCGAACTGGTGATCACCGACTCGATCGGCAATCATGAGGTCATCAAGGACGCGCACGGCAAAATTCGCCATCTGCAGATCGCGCCGCTGCTGGGCGAGGCGATCAAGCGGATCGCGGACGAGACGAGCGTGTCGAGTCTGTTCGACTGA
- the gltX gene encoding glutamate--tRNA ligase has protein sequence MTVITRFAPSPTGRLHVGNIRTALHNWMFARANGGTFVLRIDDTDPERSEERFVDAIRADLDWLGMTPDLEERQSARFALYEARFAALVASGHVYPAYETTQELDLKRKIQAGRGLPPIYDRAALALDDAARAKLEADGVQPHWRFKLDHDSAIAWDDLIRGAAHFEAKTMSDPVIRRADGSWLYMLPSAIDDAEMGVTHVVRGEDHVSNTALQLQMFAALGVAPPRFAHEALLTGAEGKLSKRLGSLGVDHFREVGIEPQAVRALLARIGTSDPVEPIADAAPLIAGFDFARFGRAPARFDEAELAALNARILHALPFEAVTERLPAGMTVAAWEAVRPNLVTLADAADWWRVIEGPVAVEGEVEVDYLDQALAAAESIDWSSDPWHALTARLKAETGRKGKALFLPLRRALTGRDHGPDMAALLPLIGRERALARLAAR, from the coding sequence ATGACCGTAATCACCCGTTTCGCCCCCTCGCCCACCGGCCGGCTGCACGTCGGCAACATCCGCACCGCGCTCCACAATTGGATGTTCGCGCGGGCGAACGGGGGCACGTTCGTGCTCCGGATCGACGATACCGATCCCGAGCGCAGCGAAGAGCGCTTTGTCGATGCGATCCGCGCCGATCTCGACTGGCTCGGGATGACTCCTGACCTGGAGGAACGGCAGTCGGCGCGGTTCGCGCTGTACGAGGCGCGGTTCGCGGCGCTGGTCGCGAGCGGGCACGTCTATCCGGCGTACGAGACGACGCAGGAACTCGACCTGAAGCGCAAGATCCAGGCTGGGCGCGGGTTGCCGCCGATCTACGACCGCGCGGCGCTGGCGCTCGACGACGCGGCACGCGCCAAGCTGGAGGCGGACGGCGTGCAGCCGCATTGGCGGTTCAAGCTCGATCACGACTCGGCGATCGCCTGGGACGACCTGATCCGCGGCGCGGCGCATTTCGAGGCGAAGACGATGAGCGATCCGGTGATCCGACGCGCCGACGGATCGTGGCTGTACATGCTGCCATCGGCGATCGACGATGCCGAGATGGGCGTGACGCATGTGGTGCGCGGCGAGGACCATGTGTCGAACACCGCGCTCCAGTTGCAGATGTTCGCAGCACTCGGCGTCGCGCCGCCGCGGTTCGCGCATGAGGCCCTGCTGACGGGGGCGGAGGGGAAGCTGTCCAAGCGGCTTGGGTCGCTCGGCGTCGATCATTTCCGTGAGGTCGGGATCGAGCCGCAGGCGGTGCGCGCGCTGCTGGCGCGTATCGGCACGAGCGATCCGGTCGAGCCGATCGCCGACGCCGCGCCGTTGATCGCCGGGTTCGACTTTGCGCGGTTCGGGCGCGCGCCGGCGCGATTCGACGAGGCGGAACTGGCGGCGCTGAACGCGCGGATCCTGCATGCGCTCCCGTTCGAGGCGGTGACCGAGCGCTTGCCCGCGGGCATGACTGTAGCGGCGTGGGAGGCGGTGCGGCCGAACCTCGTCACGCTGGCCGATGCGGCGGATTGGTGGCGCGTGATCGAGGGGCCGGTCGCCGTAGAGGGCGAGGTCGAGGTCGACTATCTCGACCAGGCGCTGGCGGCAGCCGAGTCGATCGACTGGTCGAGCGATCCCTGGCACGCGTTGACGGCGCGGTTGAAGGCGGAGACGGGGCGCAAGGGCAAGGCATTGTTCCTGCCGTTGCGGCGCGCGCTGACCGGGCGCGATCATGGGCCGGACATGGCCGCGCTGCTGCCGCTGATCGGGCGCGAGCGGGCCTTGGCGCGATTGGCGGCGCGCTGA
- a CDS encoding TonB family protein, which produces MFFAAPHVLPFVPDKPLVTYVPYTPPPPPEPVPPADPLIRQQPRPAPRPDAPIPQVPTRTDARFEVAPDPLPYTPPIEVEGTGTGTVVVDPPKAAPVFVQPGIDPRYAAVFQPSYPSEERRAEREGRVVVRVFVGTDGRVKQVERVSATTDAFYRATLDRALSKWRFKPATRDGVPVEAWRSIALTFVLQN; this is translated from the coding sequence TTGTTCTTTGCCGCCCCGCACGTCCTGCCGTTCGTGCCCGACAAGCCGCTCGTCACCTATGTGCCCTACACCCCACCGCCGCCGCCCGAGCCGGTTCCGCCCGCCGATCCGCTGATCCGTCAGCAACCGCGCCCCGCCCCGCGTCCCGACGCACCGATCCCGCAGGTCCCGACGCGCACGGATGCCCGCTTCGAGGTCGCCCCCGACCCGCTTCCCTATACGCCGCCGATCGAGGTCGAAGGCACCGGCACAGGCACCGTCGTGGTCGATCCGCCGAAAGCGGCACCCGTGTTCGTCCAGCCCGGGATCGACCCGCGCTATGCCGCCGTTTTTCAGCCGAGCTACCCATCCGAGGAACGCCGCGCCGAACGCGAAGGCCGCGTCGTCGTCCGCGTGTTCGTCGGCACCGACGGACGCGTGAAACAGGTCGAGCGGGTCAGCGCGACCACCGACGCCTTCTACCGCGCGACGCTGGACCGTGCGCTGTCAAAGTGGCGGTTCAAGCCCGCGACGCGCGACGGCGTCCCGGTCGAGGCGTGGCGATCGATCGCGCTGACGTTCGTGCTCCAGAACTAA